In Calditrichota bacterium, the DNA window AAACGTCCTGCCCACCTTGCTCCAGGATGGCCTCGCGAATCTCCGGAATCGGAACGATAGGTCTTGGCATGCGTTCTAAGGCTCCATACGCGGCTCTACTGCCGGCTATTCAGCCTGTGCCGCCTTCAACGCGGCCGTCAACGCAGGCAGCACCTTGAACAGGTCATCGACGACACCAAAATCCGCCACGCCGAAAATTGGCGCATTCGG includes these proteins:
- a CDS encoding electron transfer flavoprotein subunit alpha/FixB family protein: PNAPIFGVADFGVVDDLFKVLPALTAALKAAQAE